The genomic interval TTCATTTTGTAAATATTTGCCATATAATTAGTATATATGTTTTCTTACAAAAAATAAAATCGTATTTTAGCCCATTTATTCAAATTAGATAAAATTAAATCTCATTTTCTTTCATTTTGGATTTAATTGTAAATATTTTACATATTAAACAAAAAGAAAAGTTATATCAAAAATATACACCTTTGATATAACTTCTCTTAATTATTTATCTTAAAATTTATTCTTTGACTTATAATCTTATATTCTAACTTATTAAACTTTCTCTAATCTCTCTTATTTCAACCCTATTAGAATCATAGTTGGATGTAACCTTAAAAAAAATCTAAACTTACATTCTCTACACCACCCATTTTATTTAACATATTCTCAATGGTTGCTGCACAGGATGCACATTCTATTTTTCCTATTATAAGTCAAATATATATTCTTTAAGTCTATGTCCTAATTTATCAAGCTTAAATTCTAATTTATTAACTTTATTATTAATATACTTAAAGAAAAACTCATAAAAATTAAATTTTTAAAAAAATTCATTAATTCTAAATTCGCTTTAAATTGCTCAAAAATCAACTTTTGAACCCTAAAAAACAACAGATCTAAATAACTTTATACTATATACAAAGCTATAAACATCATTAGAATTTCGATTTATTATGATAAAAGCATACATTATTCTAAAATAACCTTAAATTTATTAAAGAATTTTAAAAATATAAACATCAGCTATAAGTAATTTTATATTGTCTATAAAATTACTTATATAGTTAAATGATTAATATATAAAAATTATCTCTTATTGCTCTAAAATCACTTTGAATTGCTTAAAAAAATAAATTTCTTTAAACCCTCCAAAACAATAGATCCAAATAACTTTATATTATTTATAAAATCACTCACATCATTAGATCAATAATATTTTTATTTTAAATAAGCTAAAAATATTACAGTAATTATTCTAAATTCGCTTTAAGCTACTCAAATAAAAAAATTTGAATCTCCAAAAACAACAGATCTAAATAATTTTACCTTAATAAAGTTAAGTAAATCATTAGAATAATTTATTAATATAGAGCATCCTAAATTTGCTTTTAGGGATTCAACTAAACTAAATTGAAACTCTAGAAACAACAGATTTAAAGAACTTTATATTATAATAAAACTAAATACATCATTAGAAATATAATATTTATTTATCTATTAGCTTATTTAGTACACTTAATATCTCTTCAATTTTTTCATCTTTAGATTCATTATTTTCGAAAGCACTCTTAACACAATTATGCATATGTTGTTGCAATATTAATTTATTAGCTTTCTTTAATAATGCTTGGGAAGCCATTACTTGATTTGAAATATCTATACAATATCTCTCATCTTCAATCATTCTGATTATTCCTTCAATTTGCCCTTTTGCTGTCTTCAAGCACTGTAATGCTTTCTTTTTCTCTGCATTCATGTTCATCGCTCCCTATACATTTCACATCCACCCCCCACTGGGTGTCTGTAATTATATAATAACTCTCTACTTATTTTATGTCAACATACTTTTGAATATTTTATGAACACAATTAACATTTAATTAATATATTAGATTTTATCAAAAATATTTCTAATAATTTAACAGATTATAAATCCATTTCTAAAATAAATCTTTTTATAAACCTCTTTTTCAAAAAGCTCTCCTATTCTATTCTTTCCACTTCTTCAATTTTCTACTTCTTCAATTTTCCACATCTTATATTTTCCCACTTATTCTATTCTTTCCAATTATTCTATTCTTTCCAATTATTCTATTAATTCAAAGAAAACCATCTATTTAAATATATAATATATTGATAATTATCTATATTATATAAAAAAATAAAAGAAGATTCACACTATATTTAATATGAACCTTCTAATTTATATATAAAACAAAATAATATCTCTAAAATATAATTATAATTTTAATATAATATTGAACCTTCTTTTATATAAATATTTTTATCTATATTGTTATTTGCCAGTATTGTAGTATTAGCTTCAATATAAGATCCCTCTTTAACCATTACATTACTATCAATATTACTATTAAAAGATATAAAAGAATAATCTCCTATCTCAATATTATTTCCTAAAGAGCATTTTTGTTTTAAAATAACATGTTTACCTAGCTTAAATCTTCCTACACCAATTAATCCTGGATATATTATAGTTCCCTCTCCAACTTCTTGTTTATTAAAAAAAGTAACATCAGGATGAATAATAGTAGCAAATTTTATTTTATCTTTCAACTTATTTTCTATTTCTTTTTTTAATTTACAGTTGTCTATTGCTATAATCGTAAATAATTCATTTTGACTTTCTAATTTCTTAAAAAAATAAAACTTATCTTTTTTTCTACCTTCAAAATAATTAAACATTGAATCTATAGATCCAAGAACACTATATCCCTCAATATTACTTCCTTCTTCATCTTTTTTAAGACTTATAAATCCTAACACATTCCAAGTATTTCTTTTTGAATTTATAGCCTCTATTATTTTAACAACCTCTTTTCCTATGTTTTCAGTTCCAATTATAACAATATCCTTCATTAAAACACCTCACTAAACTAATTGTTTAAAGATCTATATCAAAACGCTCTTATTTATTAATAATATCAATTCAAAATATTAATTAACTTATTAAATCATATTAATTTAAATATTTATTTATTCTCAATTATTTTTACAATTTATGTATATTAATCCGTTATTTGTCCATAATTAAAATATCCACGATTAATAAGTAGATTAATTCTTAGTTTTAAAATAATTAATGATACTTCCCCAACAATATATCCTTAATAACTTCCCCTTTTATTGCTATGAACTAAGAAACTACTTATTGTGGATTTAAAATTTAAAAAGGAATATTTATAAAATTTATTTACATAAATAAATTTTATAAATATTCCTTTTACTTTTTTATCTTATTCATATTCATCTTAGTTCATATTAAAAATCAATTTTAATTATGACTTTAACTATATTATTAATAAATATAACTTTAAATTACTATTTAATTGTATAAAAAAAGCTTAGCGAATAATTCACTAAGCTTTTGGTGGCTCGAGCAGGAATCGAACCAGCGACACGAGGATTTTCAGTCCTCTGCTCTACCGACTGAGCTATCGAGCCATAAAATAAAAACCTGGCGACCACCTACTCTCCCACACAGTCTCCCGTGCAGTACCATCGGCTTCTAAAGGCTTAACCGTCGTGTTCGGAATGGGAACGGGTGTTACCCTAAAGAACATCATCACCAGATGTCATTTTACAGAAATCTTCGATTTCGTTTTAAAATGATACTCCTAAACTTGATTTAGTGAGTTTCCTTAAAAGAACTTTGTTCTTTCAAAATTGCACATATTTAATTTACTATATTTGGTCAAGCCCTCGATCTATTAGTATCGGTCAGCTGAACATGTTACCATGCTTACACCCCCGACCTATCAACCTTGTGTTCTTCAAGGGATCTTACTAGCTTACGCTATGGGAAATCTCATCTTGAGGTTGGCTTCACGCTTAGATGCTTTCAGCGTTTATCCATTCCCGACTTAGCTACCCAGCTGTGCTCCTGGCGGAACAACTGGTACACCAGAGGTCAGTCCATCCCGGTCCTCTCGTACTAAGGACAGCTCCTCTCAAATTTCCTACGCCCGCGACGGATAGGGACCGAACTGTCTCACGACGTTCTGAACCCAGCTCGCGTGCCGCTTTAATGGGCGAACAGCCCAACCCTTGGGACCTACTTCAGCCCCAGGATGCGACGAGCCGACATCGAGGTGCCAAACCTCCCCGTCGATGTGGACTCTTGGGGGAGATCAGCCTGTTATCCCCGAGGTAGCTTTTATCCGTTGAGCGATGGCCCTCCCACGAGGTACCACCGGATCACTAAGCCCGACTTTCGTCCCTGCTCCACTTGTGGGTGTCGCAGTCAGGCTCCCTTCTGCCTTTGCACTCTTCGAACGATTTCCGACCGTTCTGAGGGAACCTTTGGGCGCCTCCGTTACTTTTTAGGAGGCGACCGCCCCAGTCAAACTGCCCACCTAACAATGTCCTGTGACCAGATTCATGGCCGCCAGTTAGAATTTCAGTACTGTCAGGGTGGTATCCCAAGGTTGACTCCACCAAGGCTGACGCCCTGGTTTCCTAGTCTCCCACCTATCCTGTACAGACAATACCAAAACTCAATGCTAAGCTACAGTAAAGCTCTACGGGGTCTTTCCGTCCAATCGCGGGTAGCGAGCATCTTCACTCGCACTACAACTTCGCCGGATTTACAGTTGAGACAGTGCCCAAGTCATTACGCCATTCGTGCGGGTCAGAACTTACCTGACAAGGAATTTCGCTACCTTAGGACCGTTATAGTTACGGCCGCCGTTTACTGGGGCTTAAGTTCACACCTTCGCTTGCGCTAAGTGTTCCCCTTAACCTTCCAGCACCGGGCAGGCGTCAGCCCCTATACATCAGCTTACGCTTTAGC from Clostridium perfringens carries:
- a CDS encoding cation transporter, with amino-acid sequence MIGKIECASCAATIENMLNKMGGVENVSLDFF
- a CDS encoding metal-sensing transcriptional repressor is translated as MNAEKKKALQCLKTAKGQIEGIIRMIEDERYCIDISNQVMASQALLKKANKLILQQHMHNCVKSAFENNESKDEKIEEILSVLNKLIDK
- a CDS encoding LbetaH domain-containing protein, whose product is MKDIVIIGTENIGKEVVKIIEAINSKRNTWNVLGFISLKKDEEGSNIEGYSVLGSIDSMFNYFEGRKKDKFYFFKKLESQNELFTIIAIDNCKLKKEIENKLKDKIKFATIIHPDVTFFNKQEVGEGTIIYPGLIGVGRFKLGKHVILKQKCSLGNNIEIGDYSFISFNSNIDSNVMVKEGSYIEANTTILANNNIDKNIYIKEGSILY